TATTACGGTGGTAAGCGCTACTTTTCAAAAGAGACCATGGAGCGCTTTAATACCTGTTATTACTGTGATAATAATGTGAGAAGAGGCGTAGGTTTTGATAAGCCACAGCTCAGCGGTGGTGGTCCTACCTGTGGTTGCGTGCCTATGACGAGCTTTGGTCATAGTGGTTTTACGGGAACTTACACTTGGGCAGATCCAGAAAACGAACTTGTATATGTCTTTCTATCTAATAGAACATTCCCTACAATGGATAACCGCGCACTCATAAAATCTGGTTTAAGAACCCAGATTCAAGAAGTCATTTATAATGCTTTAATTGATTAAATTTGTCGTGCTATTATATACTCGTATTGTAAGTGATATGATGTGAGTACGCTTTCGCGAAAGCAAAAAGAAATCTACCAAAAATCCTGTTATGAAAATTGCAATTGTCTGTTACCCAACCTTTGGAGGAAGTGGAGTGGTAGCAACAGAACTAGGAATCGCTTTATCAAAAAGAGGTCACGAAGTACACTTTGTAACGTATAAGCAACCTGTACGCCTAGCTTTATTAAATGACAATATTCATTTTCATGAGGTAAACGTTCCAGATTATCCACTTTTTCATTATCAGCCATATGAGCTAGCGCTTTCTAGCAAGTTGGTGAAAATCATCAAGAAAGAACAAATAGATATTTTACATGTACACTATGCGATACCTCACGCATATGCAGGCTATATGGCAAAGGAAATGCTCAAGCAAGAAGGTATTCATGTACCTATGGTAACTACGTTACACGGTACAGATATTACACTTGTAGGTAGTCATCCATTTTATCGTCCTGCAGTAAGTTTTAGTATCAATAACAGTGATGTTGTAACTTCAGTTTCAGAAAGCTTAAAACAAGACACACTGAGACTCTTTGAAATTACTAGAGAGATTGATGTGGTGCCTAATTTTATAGATTTTGGAGCAGAGACAGACACCTTTACAGATTGCCAGCGTGATTTGATGGCAAACGAAGGGGAGCGCATTGTTACACATGTGAGTAACTTTAGAAAAGTAAAACGTATCTCAGATGTGATTGAGGTGTTCTATCGTTTGCAGCTAGAAATTCCTTCTAAGCTACTTATGGTAGGTGAAGGCCCAGAAAGAGAAGCTGCAGAGGAGCGCGTAAAAGAACTTGGTATAGAAGATAAAGTACGCTTCTTAGGTAACAGTAATGAAGTAGATAAAATTTTATGTTTTTCTGATTTATTCCTGCTGCCATCTGAAGCAGAAAGCTTTGGACTTGCGGCGCTAGAAGCTATGGTAAATCGTGTGCCTGTGATTTCTAGTAATGCAGGCGGTATTCCAGAAGTAAATGTAGATGGAGTGACTGGTTACTTATCTAACGTAGGTAACATTGCAGATATGGCTCAAAATGCTATCAGAATCTTAGAAGATGATGATACGCTAGAGAAGTTTAAAACCAACGCAAGAAAAGAAGCGGCCAAGTTTGATATACAAAACATTGTGCCGCTTTATGAATCTCTTTACAAGAGAGCTTTAGAGGAAGTCTCTTAATTAAAATAGGTAACGTATTCCTAACGCTACGTCAAATTCAAGGCTGTCATCAAAGTCATTAAGTATTCCTACTTCTGGTCTAAAATCTAGAGATAATAGTAATGGGATATCAAAACGGTACTCAATACCGATGTCTCCTGCTGCATTTAGAAAAAACTCATTATCATCATCGTCAAAGAATGGAGCATCATTGTCTACATCAAAAGCACCTACAGAAGCTCCCACACCAGCATACCAGTTAAAACCG
The genomic region above belongs to Dokdonia sp. Dokd-P16 and contains:
- the bshA gene encoding N-acetyl-alpha-D-glucosaminyl L-malate synthase BshA; the protein is MKIAIVCYPTFGGSGVVATELGIALSKRGHEVHFVTYKQPVRLALLNDNIHFHEVNVPDYPLFHYQPYELALSSKLVKIIKKEQIDILHVHYAIPHAYAGYMAKEMLKQEGIHVPMVTTLHGTDITLVGSHPFYRPAVSFSINNSDVVTSVSESLKQDTLRLFEITREIDVVPNFIDFGAETDTFTDCQRDLMANEGERIVTHVSNFRKVKRISDVIEVFYRLQLEIPSKLLMVGEGPEREAAEERVKELGIEDKVRFLGNSNEVDKILCFSDLFLLPSEAESFGLAALEAMVNRVPVISSNAGGIPEVNVDGVTGYLSNVGNIADMAQNAIRILEDDDTLEKFKTNARKEAAKFDIQNIVPLYESLYKRALEEVS